From the genome of Miscanthus floridulus cultivar M001 chromosome 10, ASM1932011v1, whole genome shotgun sequence, one region includes:
- the LOC136485942 gene encoding probable non-specific lipid-transfer protein 2, giving the protein MTTKPSAAAARAAVVAPLLLLLVAAAATMTTTTEAATSPCNPALLTPCAGPALFGGAVPPACCAQLRAQQGCLCGYARSPNYGSYIRSPNAAKLFAVCSVATPRCG; this is encoded by the coding sequence ATGACGACGAAGCCGTCGGCAGCCGCGGCGCGCGCCGCCGTGGTGGCGcccctgctgctactgctggtgGCCGCCGCCGCGACTATGACGACGACGACAGAGGCCGCGACGAGCCCGTGCAACCCGGCGCTGCTGACGCCGTGCGCGGGGCCGGCGCTGTTCGGCGGGGCGGTGCCGCCGGCGTGCTGCGCGCAGCTGCGGGCGCAGCAGGGGTGCCTGTGCGGGTACGCGCGCAGCCCCAACTACGGGAGCTACATCCGCAGCCCCAACGCGGCGAAGCTCTTCGCCGTCTGCAGCGTCGCCACGCCGCGCTGCGGTTAG